A region of Panicum virgatum strain AP13 chromosome 8N, P.virgatum_v5, whole genome shotgun sequence DNA encodes the following proteins:
- the LOC120686046 gene encoding phospholipase A1 EG1, chloroplastic/mitochondrial-like translates to MAVHLPMSQPSPGLCSKPPHQQRGSASTAAAAVAAVTAPPSTFAPQTTRLSAPSIAVNVRHTKPVTPVVGVLPERAAKKKSDETLANMWREIQGGRDWAGLVEPLHPLLRAEIVRYGELVAATYKAFDLDAGSKRYLNCKYGKTRMLEAVGMAGTGYAVTRYIYAAPDIALPGAAGPCPSRWIGYVAVASDDAARRLGRRDIVVSFRGTVTGSEWVANMMSSLEPARFDPADARPDVKVESGFLSVYTSDDATCRFTCGSCRNQLLSEVTRLINKYKHEEISITLAGHSMGSSLALLLGYDLAELGLNRDGNGNTVPTTVYSFAGPRVGNTGFKNRCDELGVKVLRVVNVNDPITKLPGIFLNENSRVLGGRLELPWSCACYTHVGVELALDFFKARDPACVHDLEAYLGLLKYPKIAKVKKDGEDLISKAKKFVLQQNFDTWRWQMAAIQVGELVQAMGM, encoded by the coding sequence ATGGCCGTACACCTCCCAATGTCTCAACCTTCTCCCGGGCTCTGCTCCAAGCCGCCGCACCAGCAGCGCGGCAGCGCATcgaccgccgcggcggccgtggcagCGGTGACCGCGCcgccctccacgttcgctccGCAGACCACGCGGCTGTCCGCGCCATCCATCGCGGTGAACGTCAGGCACACCAAGCCGGTCACGCCGGTCGTCGGCGTCTTGCCCGAGAGggcggcgaagaagaagagCGACGAGACTTTGGCGAACATGTGGCGGGAGATCCAGGGAGGCCGCGACTGGGCCGGGCTCGTGGAGCCGCTGCACCCGCTCCTCCGCGCCGAGATCGTTCGGTACGGCGAGCTCGTGGCGGCCACGTACAAGGCGTTCGACCTCGACGCCGGCTCCAAGCGGTACCTCAACTGCAAGTACGGCAAGACCCGGATGCTCGAGGCGGTTGGCATGGCTGGCACTGGCTACGCCGTCACGAGGTACATCTACGCGGCGCCGGACATCGCCCTCCCCGGAGCGGCGGGGCCGTGCCCGAGCCGGTGGATCGGCTACGTGGCGGTCGCGTCCGacgacgcggcgcggcggctcggaCGCCGCGACATCGTCGTGTCGTTCCGGGGCACCGTCACCGGGTCGGAGTGGGTGGCCAACATGATGAGCTCCCTCGAGCCGGCGAGGTTTGACCCGGCGGACGCCCGCCCGGACGTCAAGGTCGAGTCGGGGTTCCTCTCCGTCTACACCTCTGACGATGCCACCTGCAGGTTCACCTGCGGGAGCTGCCGGAACCAGCTCCTCTCGGAGGTGACACGGCTCATCAACAAATACAAGCACGAGGAGATCAGCATCACGCTGGCCGGCCACAGTATGGGCAGCTCCCTTGCCCTCCTGCTCGGCTACGATCTCGCCGAGCTCGGGCTCAACCGTGACGGCAACGGCAACACCGTGCCGACCACAGTCTACTCCTTCGCTGGCCCGAGGGTCGGCAACACGGGGTTCAAGAACCGGTGCGACGAGCTCGGCGTGAAGGTGCTAAGGGTGGTGAACGTCAATGATCCTATCACCAAGTTGCCCGGCATTTTCTTGAACGAGAACTCTAGGGTTTTGGGAGGGAGGTTGGAGCTCCCATGGAGCTGTGCGTGCTACACGCATGTCGGCGTCGAGCTTGCCCTGGATTTCTTCAAAGCAAGAGATCCTGCTTGTGTGCATGATCTGGAGGCCTACTTAGGGTTGCTCAAGTACCCTAAGATTGCAAAGGTGAAAAAGGACGGGGAGGATCTTATAAGCAAGGCCAAGAAGTTTGTGCTTCAACAAAATTTTGATACTTGGAGGTGGCAAATGGCCGCAATCCAAGTTGGTGAGTTGGTACAAGCCATGGGCATGTAG